One Fusarium poae strain DAOMC 252244 chromosome 4, whole genome shotgun sequence DNA window includes the following coding sequences:
- a CDS encoding hypothetical protein (BUSCO:41564at5125), whose translation MAENYILRITAGPDYDPSQQVEVPVNTAKPITIKSDRADIELNVRINDYKGLPRNSPSTSPYFSTEPHAYNRDQYSISFRFTPKKPSASDSDDASGIKATDLQFGNDFDHPIRDRLPPGFNTAMGIVRWWIDPGLDGDAYADKPYLYGPALSSFNTIHVGKGDFDEEKGGLWFEEGGDEDGLEAREEVGAPLTNKARMKWALRADSKEKWVFEYGQTYGFDFFNPYLNFSDLALNLPGFQLPIMKYWDGQGLRYVLRNKETEEPYLVILFSLYHKDYVNEDGSLKEGAHDSFNLPDKVDTQQDDAFDGEGALKEATEQLGPKIDEKGNGQTSADDID comes from the exons ATGGCCGAGAATTATATCCTGCGCATCACAGCTGGTCCTGATTATGACCCAAGTCAACAGGTCGAGGTTCCAGTCAATACTGCCAAgcccatcaccatcaagaGCGACCGCGCCGATATTGAACTCAACGTCCGCATCAATGACTACAAGGGTCTGCCAAGAAACTCACCTTCAACATCTCCCTACTTTTCAACAGAGCCTCACGCCTATAACCGAGATCAATACAGCATTTCATTCCGTTTCACACCAAAGAAACCCTCCGCCAGTGACAGTGATGACGCCTCCGGAATCAAGGCCACCGATCTACAATTCGGCAATGACTTCGACCACCCTATTCGAGACCGCCTACCACCGGGTTTCAACACTGCCATGGGCATAGTTCGATGGTGGATTGATCCTGGTCTGGATGGTGATGCTTACGCCGACAAACCCTACTTGTATGGCCCAGCATTGAGCTCCTTCAACACTATCCACGTTGGCAAGGGTGATTTCGATGAAGAAAAGGGTGGACTTTGGTTTGAGGAAGGTGGTGACGAGGATGGTCTCGAGGCCCGTGAAGAAGTTGGCGCCCCTCTCACCAACAAGGCTCGAATGAAGTGGGCTCTCAGAGCGGATAGCAAAGAGAAATGGGTATTTGAGTATGGCCAAACATACGGTTTCGATTTTTTCAACCCCTATCTGAACTTTTCGGATCTTGCTCTGAATCTACCCGGCTTTCAGTTACCCATAATGAAGTACTGGGATGGTCAGGGTCTCCG ATATGTCCTGCGCAACAAAGAAACGGAAGAGCCATATCTCGTCATCTTGTTTTCGCTGTACCATAAGGATTACGTGAACGAGGATGGTTCGTTGAAAGAAGGGGCTCACGATTCGTTTAACCTGCCTGATAAAGTTGACACACAGCAAGACGACGCATTTGACGGAGAAGGAGCACTAAAGGAGGCGACGGAACAGTTGGGCCCCAAGATTGATGAGAAAGGGAATGGACAGACTAGCGCGGATGATATTGACTGA
- a CDS encoding hypothetical protein (TransMembrane:3 (i12-35o41-63i189-211o)) — protein MIGTSFGEWVFIRLSIAFFRYTPLIYIFLIFALPLVQPVSVVFPAVCVFLAALLAECVFYLFIYRPFLGRLKRDAVYPPALTRQDREALFERCFGNVSSPEIYLRWWFLDADPNEIRRDNVREFLLWAFFEKPDGKDLSVEDEETVESEVEHYMALLERRLGRPFENGRGNVKSLRLTLDGITTTYRSFLWYIIVFFVDQFTHLAFLWHGFEFYRRPRSSALRVFPPRPQELFPGRQSPSSQLSYWHRPHTAQDKLPVVFFHGIGVGLSTYIPFLAKLGETGEGRGSIGVIAVEILPISFRLTPAIPDKREFLTQMTAILEHHHWDKFALVSHSYGSVLTTHMLHDSSLKHRVPSVVLIDPVTIMLHLPNVAYNFTRRKPKRANEWQLWYFASTDPGVALCLGRYFFWRENILWKEDLLGTQDDGRHTRHAAVTLAGCDLIVDTAAVAEYLGVDLESPTRRLVAESHNGVEVVMFPKLDHAQVFDDRSSRDSVIQMIRSRCES, from the coding sequence ATGATCGGTACATCTTTCGGTGAATGGGTCTTTATCCGCCTATCCATCGCCTTCTTTCGCTACACGCCATTAATTTACATATTCCTCATCTTTGCCTTGCCTCTTGTGCAGCCCGTTTCTGTGGTGTTCCCAGCTGTGTGTGTATTCCTAGCAGCGTTGCTGGCAGAATGTGTCTTCTACCTGTTCATTTACAGACCGTTTCTTGGACGGCTCAAACGAGATGCTGTTTACCCACCGGCACTCACGCGACAAGATAGAGAAGCGCTGTTTGAGCGATGTTTCGGCAATGTCTCGTCGCCAGAGATTTACCTGAGGTGGTGGTTTCTGGATGCGGATCCGAATGAAATTCGGCGGGACAACGTGAGAGAGTTTCTCTTGTGGGCTTTCTTTGAAAAGCCCGATGGGAAAGATCTGTCGgtagaagatgaagaaacaGTGGAGAGTGAGGTTGAACACTATATGGCTCTTCTTGAGAGACGACTCGGACGACCGTTTGAAAATGGCCGGGGAAATGTGAAGAGCCTTCGTCTAACCCTCGATGGTATCACAACGACATATCGCAGTTTTCTCTGGTACATTATCGTCTTCTTTGTCGACCAGTTCACCCACTTGGCTTTCCTCTGGCACGGATTTGAGTTTTATCGACGACCTCGCTCCTCTGCGCTTCGTGTATTCCCCCCGCGTCCACAGGAGCTGTTTCCAGGCCGACAATCCCCCTCTTCACAATTAAGTTACTGGCACCGCCCACATACAGCCCAAGACAAGCTTCCCGTGGTTTTCTTCCATGGTATTGGAGTTGGATTGTCGACATACATTCCTTTCTTGGCTAAGCTCGGTGAAACTGGCGAGGGGAGGGGGAGCATCGGTGTAATTGCCGTCGAAATTCTGCCCATCTCATTCCGCCTCACCCCAGCCATTCCCGATAAGAGAGAGTTCTTGACTCAAATGACAGCCATCCTGGAACACCATCATTGGGACAAATTTGCGCTGGTGTCACACTCTTACGGCTCTGTCTTGACAACACACATGCTCCATGACTCCAGTCTCAAACATCGTGTACCATCAGTTGTCCTCATCGATCCTGTTACCATCATGCTCCATCTTCCCAACGTGGCGTACAACTTTACACGCCGGAAGCCCAAGCGAGCTAACGAATGGCAGCTATGGTATTTTGCCAGCACTGATCCAGGTGTTGCGCTTTGTCTAGGCAGGTATTTCTTCTGGCGCGAGAATATTCTTTGGAAGGAGGATCTGCTGGGGACCCAGGATGACGGTAGACATACGAGACATGCCGCAGTGACGCTGGCCGGTTGTGACCTCATAGTCGATACTGCGGCCGTTGCCGAATATCTGGGGGTTGATCTGGAGTCGCCAACCCGTAGACTGGTAGCGGAATCACACAACGGTGTGGAGGTGGTCATGTTTCCCAAGTTGGACCATGCGCAAGTATTTGACGACCGGTCAAGTAGAGATTCGGTGATTCAGATGATTAGATCAAGATGCGAaagctag
- a CDS encoding hypothetical protein (SECRETED:SignalP(1-21)) encodes MMSTFLPILSEILPMIMPASANITKAEQLEPTHPTVEGPVIERPAVVGKCDNMCVSVITTRPHCKSTIRHNSEQDTIIYAVSGNGTLIVSEAVNSELKHHELAPGDFAFVPAWIEHQIKNDSDEDFQLLMIQNGPAPIKADLTEWGGDVVKTKN; translated from the exons ATGATGAGCACCTTTTTACCCATCCTCTCGGAGATTCTTCCGATGATAATGCctgcatctgccaacatCACCAAAGCTGAACAGCTCGAGCCGACTCATCCAACTGTCGAGGGTCCCGTCATCGAACGTCCCGCCGTCGTGGGCAAGTGTGACAATATGTGTGTCTCTG TCATCACAACCCGACCACACTGCAAATCTACGATTAGACACAACAGCGAGCAAG ATACCATAATCTATGCCGTCTCTGGAAACGGTACTCTCATTGTCAGCGAGGCCGTCAATTCTGAACTCAAGCATCACGAACTGGCTCCTGGAGACTTTGCCTTTGTGCCTGCATGGATCGAACATCAAATCAAAAATGACTCGGACGAGGACTTCCAGTTACTCATGATCCAGAACGGACCGGCTCCTATTAAAGCAGACTTGACTGAATGGGGTGGCGATGTCGTCAAAACAAAGAATTAA
- a CDS encoding hypothetical protein (BUSCO:14313at5125) — protein MSISSQEPESPLSGPLSSSTDYQLQIPSDTSLLLDLPPELIDNILSHLSPYDLSAISATCRDLRKHALSDILWQPLVQENVPGMTLTSPHPCGSYHELYASHDRLWFLPRQKIWFCDRDLTGRLILVRYDPRRGCIEGYQLLASRGRPLHQSWLGQGDVLIQEFDPKVRLHLDKPILQFRVGEEPPVEFTTRPGANRFADEMPVTLDDRIDALFSNFMLTCELDQEEAQDNLKGSFPYGNIWPPPSVPSDHHVSGGSTQITEEGIFVNTPATRPRRRRDVSEKFFRVRQWMEMAGGLARIGMAAGMTGIFNMLRLSRPAAAGGLPGVHVGEELITYSTLDPKLYTPTPSKPWRGIWVGDYSTHGCEFLLVHQPDDEPPATDEELGLIRGEAETEDAWVARRDEGRTYQGRLEAIKLTGDPNVPRGEITFLAKDLSDLVDGPPADPRFQGMKTVHSQGHIADTGFISDRFVKSNLILVSHDRIAQHWVEFGHVSYFQRVNIDEFLKV, from the exons ATGTCCATCTCGAGTCAAGAGCCCGAGTCACCGCTATCGGGGCCATTGTCGTCATCAACAGACTATCAGTTACAGATACCATCAGATACCTCATTACTTCTAGACCTCCCTCCTGAGCTCATCGATAACATTCTTTCTCATCTCTCACCCTATGATCTGTCAGCTATATCCGCTACATGCCGAGATCTACGCAAGCATGCCCTCTCCGACATTCTCTGGCAACCTCTCGTCCAAGAGAATGTTCCCGGCATGACTCTCACCAGTCCTCACCCTTGCGGTAGCTACCATGAACTTTACGCCTCGCATGACCGCCTCTGGTTCCTGCCCCGGCAAAAGATCTGGTTCTGCGATCGAGATCTAACCGGCAGACTCATACTTGTCCGTTACGACCCACGTCGAGGTTGTATCGAAGGCTACCAACTTCTTGCAAGCAGAGGTCGACCACTTCATCAGAGTTGGCTTGGCCAAGGCGATGTCTTGATCCAAGAGTTTGATCCAAAAGTCAGGCTCCATCTCGATAAGCCTATTCTGCAGTTCCGGGTTGGGGAGGAACCTCCTGTTGAATTCACAACGCGGCCTGGTGCCAATCGGTTTGCCGATGAGATGCCTGTCACGCTTGATGATCGGATCGATGCTCTTTTCAGCAACTTCATGTTAACATGTGAGCTCGACCAAGAGGAAGCCCAGGATAACCTCAAGGGTTCGTTCCCGTATGGCAACATATGGCCACCGCCTTCTGTGCCTTCGGATCACCATGTCTCGGGCGGTAGCACGCAGATCACAGAGGAGGGTATCTTTGTCAACACGCCGGCGACGCGGCCCCGACGACGCAGGGATGTCTCGGAGAAGTTCTTCCGAGTTCGtcaatggatggaaatggcgGGTGGTTTAGCTCGTATTGGTATGGCTGCCGGTATGACTGGGATATTTAACATGCTAAGATTGTCTCGTCCCGCAGCGGCCGGTGGCCTTCCTGGCGTCCACGTCGGCGAGGAACTAATCACCTACTCAACTCTCGATCCAAAATTGTACACTCCAACACCGTCGAAGCCCTGGAGAGGCATCTGGGTTGGCGATTACAGCACCCACGGGTGCGAATTCCTACTTGTTCACCAGCCCGATGACGAACCGCCGGCGACGGACGAAGAACTCGGGCTTATACGCGGAGAAGCGGAAACCGAAGATGCTTGGGTAGCGAGACGCGATGAAGGGCGCACATATCAAGGGCGGCTCGAGGCTATTAAGCTGACGGGTGATCCCAACGTTCCGCGAGGAGAGATTACCTTTTTAGCTAAAGACTTGAGCGACCTTGTTGATGGCCCTCCGGCAGACCCTCGCTTCCAAGGTATGAAAACGGTTCACAGCCAAGGCCATATTGCAGATACAGGCTTCATATCGG ACAGGTTTGTTAAAAGCAATCTTATTCTTGTCAGTCATGATCGCATAGCGCAGCACTGGGTTGAATTTGGCCATGTGAGCTATTTCCAGAGGGTAAACATCGATGAGTTTCTCAAGGTATAA
- a CDS encoding hypothetical protein (BUSCO:51714at5125): MDPLDNMAGAPVPKNFDAENAQNNEDIEKQFAVKVVQHMQTYWSILERVKGSSLRLTKIDDEIMEHLKEAFPEFDPAAKVNEDEMKSKDGKNRWRDFMMKYEKKVDDYNFGTMVRDSPKVEYEENTTIFVPRMQFYAFEIARNRAGLNDWIYEQAQAEKAKSK; this comes from the exons ATGGATCCCCTCGATAACATGGCCGGGGCCCCCGTGCCCAAGAACTTTGACGCCGAGAATGCCCAGAACAACGAGGAC ATCGAGAAGCAATTCGCCGTCAAGGTCGTCCAGCACATGCAGACCTACTGGTCCATCCTCGAGCGCGTCAAGGGCTCTTCTCTTCGCCTCACCAAGATCGACGACGAGATCATGGAGCACCTTAAGGAGGCCTTCCCCGAGTTCGACCCCGCCGCCAAGGTTAACGAGGACGAGATGAAGAGCAAGGACGGAAAGAACAGGTGGCGCGACTTCATGATGAAGTACGAGAAGAAGGTCGACGACTACAATTTTGGTACCATGGTTCGCGACAGCCCCAAGGTCGAGTACGAGGAGAACACCACCATCTTTGTTCCCCGCATGCAGTTTTACGCTTTCGAGATTGCACG AAACCGTGCGGGTCTCAACGACTGGATTTACGAGCAGGCTCAGGCTGAGAAGGCCAAGTCCAAATAA
- a CDS encoding hypothetical protein (TransMembrane:12 (i21-52o72-97i149-170o176-193i261-281o287-309i781-812o824-846i901-922o928-947i1011-1030o1042-1062i)~BUSCO:5404at5125), translating into MEQDAKSSWRQLFAFTKKSHTGALIAALIAAAFSAAFKTILAVILGKIFDIIAGFGNGTYDGDEALSLVSDWAFVLLGMGIGNWIASTAFLCLWVIFGELQACSVRREIFTSLLSKDMAWFDAQSEGISSLLIRIQTQTRELQLASSQVLGLLVGDIITSFASLGIALYYSWKLTLVLLATLPISAIVLSLATKRLEPAIQTQKRELAVASKFAVASITAIDLVKVFNGYDQEVWQYYPSVKAAAKQYLVQAQCNALQMGYVAFWVVAMFVLGFWYGVVLVNNDGLAAGSVLTTFYSTLAAFQGIEALMPQWLVLAKGMSAGGFLSSITRNMRNGGPVTPMAGALRPQFCSGDIELKNVSFAYPSNPTVKVLKRSNFFFPSGEITFIVGRSGSGKSTLGNLIVGFYEPLSGQVHVDSRPLQVLDRQWVRENITLIQQSSVLFNESFFKNVAFGHQYPDGATRSEVMGACDAALLQSTLAALPDGLETNVGADGYNLSGGQKQRLALARARLRDPPVLILDEITSGLDQVSRTLIMDAIRAWRRGKTTIIITHDVAQIDDNDFVYVMDNAALVQEGFRKDLAKQSGKTFATLAYTAQNTPETPVEITIDSPVSPISPLSPLFPPPLRASRLSKMLVGELESFSPAPASASQRMTLGTNAAAAFRIRTARAWDMETFFEEERPATALAHLPMGDFYDEKHNSALRSRSSLDGFETSCTLGPLDEPEYLFGGAERPKSITRLRRAKLTDKAEDKDDETKELPPPMSLVAILKTVWPAIGRGHRFLLIIGVLTCLIGAGSIPAFAYCFAQLLGAMWSQGDKLAEGKKWAIFLSVIAVVDGVCTGGGRYLLEMVGQAWINTIRVEALKRILRQPRSWFDRSRNSPGRINECLDRNAEEMRNIVGRFVPILITVIVMIVAAIVWALIISWKLTLVTLAPLPVVMGAVKGYTIISGKWEARCNEGAEEASATLTEIFLNIRVVRALTLEKYMSTKYLTSVAHTLGLGKKRAGRTSPFFGLYQSVNYPLTALVFYYGTVLLASENAITPTSVVAVVNLLLFSMGTATSILSTIPQVTMAQSTAAQMLKYANMPLTPPSEAGGKEKPKSPLPVRLDDLGFSYKSSSRRPVLRGVSFEVNAGDCLAVVGRSGCGKSTVISLMLGLYTPSRASILSTQPPLTFAGISHSDIDIEHLRSMMAYVPQTPFLFPATIAENITYGLKELSPLRHFPNVMAAAKAAGLHEFISSLPDGYNTHVGDGGQALSGGQAQRLSIARALVREPRLLVLDEPTSALDAESAEMIRHTMRRIAGKTKRDMAIVVVTHNKEMMAIADRIVVLEDGIKVEEGTYHELLQARGAFTQVIGEGGWEGKEY; encoded by the exons ATGGAACAAGACGCAAAATCATCGTGGAGGCAACTCTTCGCCTTTACAAAAAAATCACACACGGGAGCTCTGATAGCTGCTTTGATAGCCGCAGCCTTCTCAGCAGCTTTCAAAACCATCCTCGCAGTCATCCTTGGGAAAATCTTTGATATCATCGCCGGCTTTGGCAATGGCACATACGACGGGGATGAAGCACTGAGCCTGGTTTCTGACTGGGCTTTTGTCCTTCTAGGAATGGGAATTGGAAATTGGATTGCCAGTACAGCCTTTCTATGTCTTTGGGTCATATTTGGAGAATTGCAGGCGTGCAGCGTCAGACGGGAAATATTTACAAGTCTTCTCTCCAAAGACATGGCCTGGTTCGATGCCCAATCCGAAGGTATATCAAGTCTTCTTATCAGAATACAGAC GCAAACTCGTGAACTACAGCTCGCATCTTCTCAGGTTCTCGGCCTTCTCGTTGGCGACATCATCACTTCCTTCGCATCTCTGGGCATCGCGCTCTATTACTCCTGGAAACTCACACTCGTCCTTCTCGCTACTCTTCCAATTTCAGCCATCGTTCTATCACTTGCCACAAAGCGCTTGGAGCCTGCAATCCAAACCCAGAAACGTGAACTGGCCGTGGCCTCAAAGTTCGCCGTCGCATCTATAACCGCCATTGATCTCGTCAAGGTCTTTAACGGATACGACCAGGAAGTTTGGCAGTACTATCCATCCGTAAAAGCCGCAGCAAAGCAGTACCTTGTCCAAGCCCAGTGTAATGCTCTCCAGATGGGCTATGTCGCTTTCTGGGTTGTGGCCATGTTTGTCCTGGGATTCTGGTACGGCGTGGTACTTGTCAACAACGATGGTCTTGCTGCTGGAAGTGTCCTCACAACTTTCTATTCTACCCTTGCAGCTTTTCAGGGCATTGAAGCTCTCATGCCGCAGTGGCTGGTTCTCGCAAAGGGCATGTCGGCTGGTGGGTTTCTATCCAGTATCACTCGCAACATGAGAAACGGTGGCCCGGTTACGCCCATGGCTGGTGCTTTACGACCCCAGTTCTGCAGTGGCGACATCGAACTGAAGAAT GTGAGCTTTGCATACCCTTCCAATCCGACGGTCAAAGTACTCAAACGATCCaacttcttctttccttctgGCGAGATAACCTTTATTGTCGGAAGAAGCGGCTCTGGAAAGAGTACACTCGGTAACCTCATCGTCGGCTTCTACGAGCCCCTGAGCGGACAGGTTCATGTCGACAGCCGACCTTTACAGGTACTCGACAGACAATGGGTCCGCGAAAACATTACTCTGATCCAACAGTCGAGTGTTTTATTCAACGAATCGTTCTTCAAGAACGTAGCATTTGGTCACCAATACCCTGACGGAGCAACACGATCCGAAGTTATGGGTGCCTGCGACGCAGCATTACTCCAGTCAACGCTCGCAGCACTTCCCGATGGACTTGAGACCAATGTTGGCGCTGACGGATACAACTTGAGTGGTGGTCAGAAACAGAGACTGGCGCTTGCTAGAGCTAGACTCCGAGATCCCCCTGTACTCATCCTTGATGAAATCACAAGCGGTCTCGATCAGGTCAGCAGAACCCTCATCATGGACGCAATCCGTGCATGGCGACGAGGCAAGACAACCATCATTATAACACACGACGTCGCTCAAATTGATGATAATGACTTTGTCTACGTTATGGACAACGCAGCTCTTGTGCAAGAAGGCTTCAGGAAGGACCTTGCCAAGCAAAGTGGTAAAACATTTGCCACGCTTGCATATACAGCACAGAACACCCCCGAAACGCCTGTTGAAATCACCATCGACTCTCCAGTCTCCCCCATCTCGCCCCTTTCTCCATTATTCCCTCCACCCTTGAGAGCATCTCGACTTTCGAaaatgctcgtgggagagcTGGAGTCATTCAGCCCAGCCCCTGCGAGTGCATCGCAACGCATGACTCTTGGCACCAATGCAGCAGCGGCTTTTCGCATCCGGACGGCTCGGGCATGGGATATGGAAACCTTTTTTGAAGAAGAGCGTCCAGCAACCGCTCTTGCCCACTTACCTATGGGTGACTTTTATGACGAAAAGCACAATAGCGCTCTCAGAAGTCGAAGTAGCTTAGATGGTTTTGAAACATCGTGTACCCTAGGACCTCTCGATGAACCAGAGTATCTCTTTGGTGGAGCAGAACGCCCAAAGAGCATCACAAGACTTCGAAGGGCAAAGTTGACCGACAAGGCAGAGGATAAGGATGATGAGACTAAGGAACTTCCTCCACCTATGTCATTGGTTGCAATCTTGAAGACTGTCTGGCCAGCTATCGGCCGGGGACATCGGTTTCTCCTTATTATTGGAGTACTTACCTGCTTGATTGGTGCTGGTTCTATCCCTGCATTCGCATATTGCTTTGCACAGCTGTTGGGCGCCATGTGGTCGCAAGGCGACAAATTGGCAGAAGGCAAGAAATGGGCCATTTTCCTCAGTGTCATCGCTGTGGTCGATGGAGTTTGTACAGGCGGTGGTCGTTACTTGCTCGAGATGGTTGGCCAAGCATGGATCAATACTATCCGCGTGGAAGCCCTAAAACGAATTCTTCGACAACCAAGGTCTTGGTTCGACCGGTCACGCAACTCTCCTGGCCGAATCAACGAATGCCTCGATCGGAATGCCGAAGAAATGCGCAACATTGTCGGACGATTTGTACCCATCCTCATTACAGTCATCGTCATGATCGTTGCCGCTATTGTTTGGGCACTTATAATATCGTGGAAGCTCACACTCGTCACCCTCGCACCGCTGCCTGTCGTTATGGGCGCAGTTAAAGGCTATACCATTATCAGCGGGAAGTGGGAGGCGCGTTGCAACGAAGGAGCTGAGGAAGCCAGCGCTACTCTGACTGAGATCTTTCTCAACATCCGGGTCGTTCGAGCTCTTACATTGGAAAAGTACATGAGTACAAAGTACCTCACATCAGTAGCACATACTCTGGGTCTAGGAAAGAAGAGGGCTGGACGTACAAGTCCCTTTTTTGGTCTCTATCAGTCTGTGAACTACCCCCTCACGGCGCTGGTGTTTTATTACGGAACTGTGCTTCTGGCTTCGGAAAATGCGATCACACCAACATCTGTCGTAGCAGTGGTGAATCTGCTTCTATTCAGTATGGGCACAGCGACAAGTATTCTTAGTACGATACCTCAAGTCACTATGGCTCAGTCCACTGCCGCACAGATGTTGAAATATGCCAACATGCCGCTGACACCACCAAGCGAGGCTGGCGGAAAAGAGAAGCCAAAATCACCGCTTCCAGTACGACTAGACGACCTCGGCTTCTCTTACAAGTCAAGTTCGCGTAGGCCTGTTCTTAGAGGCGTGTCGTTCGAGGTTAATGCTGGAGATTGCCTGGCTGTCGTCGGTCGTTCTGGCTGTGGCAAGTCTACGGTTATCTCGCTGATGCTGGGTCTTTATACCCCCTCGAGAGCTTCAATACTCAGCACGCAACCGCCACTCACCTTTGCTGGCATTTCTCATTCAGACATTGATATTGAGCATCTCCGCTCGATGATGGCATACGTCCCACAAACACCATTTTTGTTTCCAGCCACCATCGCAGAGAATATCACATATGGTCTCAAGGAACTATCGCCTCTACGTCACTTCCCCAATGTCATGGCCGCTGCAAAAGCAGCTGGTCTTCACGAGTTTATTTCATCTCTTCCAGACGGTTACAACACTCATGTTGGCGACGGAGGCCAAGCTCTCTCAGGCGGTCAAGCACAGCGTCTCAGTATTGCACGCGCACTAGTCCGCGAGCCAAGACTTCTCGTTCTAGACGAACCAACAAGTGCTCTGGATGCGGAAAGCGCAGAGATGATCAGGCACACAATGCGACGAATCGCAGGCAAGACAAAGAGGGATATGGCAATCGTTGTAGTGACACACAACAAGGAAATGATGGCCATTGCAGACCGTATTGTTGTGCTGGAGGATGGTATCAAGGTTGAGGAGGGAACATATCATGAGTTGCTGCAAGCGAGGGGTGCTTTTACGCAAGTAAttggagaaggaggatgggaaggaaaagagtattGA